A genomic region of Methanosarcina thermophila TM-1 contains the following coding sequences:
- the mtaC gene encoding methanol--corrinoid protein MtaC has product MLDFTEASLKKVLTRYNVALEKAMTPEEAAEELYPKDELIYPIAKAIFEGEEDDVIEGLQAAIDAGKDPIALIDDALMVGMGVVTRLYDEGVIFLPNVMMSADAMLAGIEFCKENSQVAPVTKGTVVCHVAEGDVHDIGKNIVTALLRANGYNVVDLGRDVPVDEVLAAVAEHNPIMVTGTALMTTTMYAFKEVNDKLLEKGYKIPFACGGGAVNQDFVSQYELGIYGEEAADAPKIADAIVAGTTDIAALREKFHKH; this is encoded by the coding sequence ATGTTGGACTTTACAGAGGCAAGTCTGAAAAAGGTATTAACCAGATACAATGTGGCTCTGGAAAAGGCAATGACACCTGAAGAAGCCGCAGAAGAGCTTTATCCTAAAGACGAACTTATTTACCCGATCGCAAAAGCCATCTTCGAAGGCGAAGAAGATGACGTTATCGAGGGTCTCCAGGCAGCAATCGATGCAGGCAAGGACCCAATTGCACTTATCGATGACGCTCTCATGGTCGGTATGGGCGTTGTCACAAGACTTTATGATGAAGGTGTAATTTTCCTTCCAAATGTCATGATGTCTGCTGATGCCATGCTCGCAGGTATCGAATTCTGCAAGGAAAACTCCCAAGTTGCTCCTGTAACAAAGGGAACTGTTGTCTGCCACGTCGCAGAGGGTGACGTTCACGACATCGGGAAAAACATCGTTACCGCTCTCCTCAGGGCAAACGGCTACAATGTAGTCGACCTCGGAAGGGACGTCCCAGTGGACGAAGTCCTTGCAGCAGTTGCTGAGCACAACCCAATAATGGTAACAGGTACTGCACTTATGACCACCACCATGTATGCATTCAAGGAAGTTAACGACAAGCTCCTCGAGAAAGGATATAAGATTCCATTTGCATGCGGCGGCGGCGCAGTTAACCAGGACTTCGTATCCCAGTACGAACTTGGCATTTACGGTGAGGAAGCCGCTGATGCCCCTAAGATTGCTGACGCAATTGTTGCAGGTACTACAGATATCGCAGCATTAAGAGAGAAATTCCACAAGCACTGA